A DNA window from Flavisolibacter ginsenosidimutans contains the following coding sequences:
- a CDS encoding LuxE/PaaK family acyltransferase, translated as MGFELPKENDLRKAVFAIQNEKDFSQIALEIFRFQFFTNIVYNSFCKALRRTPENVNAIEDIPFLPIQFFKTKEIVSGSFSPQAVFKSSGTTGNNTSQHLVKDLSLYEESFLRCFEQFYGKPESLCVLGLLPSYLERGDSSLVYMVEKLIKRSNHPMSGFYLYEHEKLKATLESLEAAAQETILFGVSYALLDFAETDSLPLKHTTIIETGGMKGRKKELTKTELYDELRQAFSLNEIHSEYGMTELLSQAYAVNGFYKTPPWMKVFLREETDPLSYSARSGAINMIDLANIYSCSFIATDDRGRFHPDGSFEVLGRLDNSDIRGCSQLV; from the coding sequence ATGGGTTTTGAACTACCGAAAGAAAATGACTTGCGAAAAGCGGTGTTCGCCATTCAAAACGAAAAAGACTTCTCTCAAATTGCCTTGGAAATTTTCCGGTTTCAATTTTTCACCAACATTGTTTACAACTCGTTTTGCAAAGCCCTTCGGCGCACACCAGAAAACGTTAACGCAATTGAGGACATTCCGTTTCTGCCCATTCAATTTTTTAAAACAAAAGAAATTGTTTCAGGCTCATTTTCGCCACAGGCTGTTTTTAAAAGCAGCGGCACTACGGGCAATAATACCAGCCAACATTTGGTGAAAGACCTTTCGCTTTACGAAGAAAGTTTTCTCCGGTGCTTTGAACAATTTTACGGCAAGCCCGAAAGCCTCTGTGTGCTGGGACTTCTGCCTTCTTATCTTGAGCGCGGCGATTCTTCGTTGGTGTACATGGTGGAAAAATTAATCAAGCGTAGCAATCATCCGATGAGCGGTTTTTATTTGTACGAGCACGAAAAGTTGAAGGCAACCCTTGAATCTCTTGAAGCAGCCGCACAAGAAACAATTTTGTTTGGCGTGAGTTATGCTTTGCTTGATTTTGCGGAAACGGATTCCTTGCCGTTAAAGCACACCACCATCATTGAAACCGGCGGCATGAAAGGACGCAAAAAAGAGTTGACAAAAACTGAACTGTACGACGAATTGAGGCAGGCTTTTTCGTTGAATGAAATTCATTCGGAATACGGTATGACCGAACTGCTGTCGCAGGCTTATGCCGTCAATGGCTTTTACAAAACGCCGCCGTGGATGAAAGTTTTTCTGCGCGAAGAGACCGATCCGCTTTCTTATTCGGCCCGCTCGGGAGCCATTAACATGATTGACCTCGCGAATATTTATTCGTGCAGTTTTATTGCCACTGATGACCGTGGCCGGTTTCACCCCGATGGAAGCTTTGAAGTTTTGGGGAGGCTTGACAACAGCGACATCCGCGGTTGCAGCCAATTGGTCTGA
- a CDS encoding UbiA family prenyltransferase, with translation MFKKIFDFFVFTSLFIACCAVLMVYQTGLLFHVQFPFALYAFVFSGSVCSYNFHWYLTPPDVTEESYKVKWNISNRPLHLVLFILGLLGAAFTSFLLLKHWMWLGVTAFLTFLYSAPKIDHPLTTWLRRIAVGKTIFLAASWAHITSMLPLLVVQGGVSFAQVLFVANRFFFIYAICIVFDRRDVEEDRKAGIKSLITYFDAKGIDRLFWASMLLTLLTSLLLLKWLSVSDVIILLIPAFIMSLLYQKSKQTSSDYLYYFLLDGLMALSAPILILLRFAR, from the coding sequence TTGTTCAAAAAAATTTTTGATTTTTTCGTTTTCACCAGCCTTTTTATTGCGTGTTGCGCCGTGTTGATGGTTTATCAAACCGGCCTTCTTTTTCATGTTCAGTTTCCTTTTGCTCTTTATGCCTTTGTTTTTTCGGGCTCCGTATGCAGCTATAATTTTCATTGGTATTTAACGCCGCCCGATGTTACCGAAGAATCTTATAAAGTGAAATGGAACATCAGCAACCGGCCGCTGCATCTTGTTCTTTTCATTCTTGGACTTTTGGGTGCTGCGTTCACGTCGTTTTTATTGCTTAAACATTGGATGTGGCTTGGCGTTACCGCCTTTTTGACTTTTCTTTATTCGGCGCCGAAAATAGATCATCCGCTAACTACCTGGCTGCGCCGGATTGCGGTTGGAAAAACTATTTTTCTTGCGGCTTCCTGGGCGCACATTACTTCAATGTTGCCGTTGTTGGTGGTACAGGGAGGTGTTTCTTTTGCGCAAGTATTGTTTGTCGCCAACCGTTTCTTTTTTATTTATGCCATTTGCATCGTGTTTGACCGCAGGGACGTGGAAGAAGACCGCAAGGCCGGCATCAAAAGTCTCATTACGTATTTTGATGCAAAGGGAATTGACCGCCTGTTTTGGGCCTCGATGCTCCTGACTTTGTTGACGTCTCTCTTGTTATTGAAATGGCTTTCTGTAAGCGATGTTATTATCTTGCTAATCCCGGCTTTTATCATGAGTTTGCTTTACCAAAAAAGCAAGCAAACCTCGTCGGATTATTTATACTATTTTTTGCTTGACGGCCTGATGGCGCTTTCCGCTCCAATACTCATTTTGCTTAGATTTGCCCGATAA
- a CDS encoding M42 family metallopeptidase yields the protein MAKAKKNSSVLTDESLNFFRNYINTPSPVGFEATGQRLWIDYIRSYVDDVFTDPYGTAVGVINPKAEFKVVIEAHVDEISWFVNYITNEGLLYLKRNGGVDHQIAPGQRVIIHGKKGPVKAVFGWPAIHTRISAPDKEPVAKIENLFLDCGARSKKELEDLGVRVGSVVTYRDGFDELANDYYIGRAFDNRVGGFMIAEVARLVKEANKKLPFGLYVINAVQEEIGLRGAEMIARRIKPNVAIITDVTHDTTTPMINKMIEGDTACGKGPSLSYGPAVHNKLLQLVEDVAEKANIPVQLRTVSRSTGTDTDSFAYANDGCPSVLISIPLRYMHTTVEMLHRSDIENTIRLMYETVLTLTPKTNLSYFS from the coding sequence ATGGCTAAAGCAAAAAAGAATTCTTCGGTTTTGACAGATGAGTCCCTGAATTTCTTTCGCAATTATATCAACACCCCTTCTCCGGTTGGCTTTGAAGCCACCGGCCAGCGTTTGTGGATAGATTATATCCGCTCTTATGTTGACGATGTTTTCACCGATCCGTACGGAACAGCAGTAGGCGTTATCAATCCCAAGGCAGAATTTAAAGTAGTGATTGAGGCACACGTGGACGAGATCAGTTGGTTTGTCAATTACATCACCAACGAAGGCTTGCTTTACCTCAAACGCAACGGCGGCGTGGACCATCAGATTGCGCCGGGACAACGCGTCATCATTCACGGGAAAAAAGGCCCGGTGAAAGCCGTCTTTGGCTGGCCGGCTATTCACACCCGCATCAGCGCACCGGATAAAGAACCTGTTGCAAAAATTGAAAACCTGTTTTTGGACTGCGGTGCCCGCAGCAAAAAAGAACTGGAAGATTTGGGCGTTCGCGTAGGCAGTGTGGTCACTTACCGTGATGGCTTTGACGAACTGGCGAACGATTATTATATCGGTCGTGCCTTTGACAATCGCGTGGGCGGTTTTATGATTGCCGAAGTAGCAAGGCTAGTTAAAGAGGCCAACAAAAAATTGCCTTTCGGCTTATACGTCATCAATGCCGTGCAGGAAGAAATTGGTTTGCGCGGTGCGGAGATGATTGCGCGACGCATCAAGCCAAACGTTGCCATCATAACCGACGTTACACACGATACGACAACGCCCATGATCAACAAAATGATTGAAGGCGATACGGCTTGCGGCAAAGGCCCTTCACTTTCGTACGGACCCGCGGTGCACAACAAGTTGCTGCAATTGGTAGAAGACGTTGCGGAGAAAGCAAATATTCCTGTACAACTGCGAACCGTTTCGCGCAGCACCGGCACGGATACCGATTCCTTTGCTTATGCTAACGACGGCTGCCCTTCTGTGTTAATTTCTATTCCCTTGCGCTACATGCACACAACGGTGGAAATGTTGCACCGAAGCGACATTGAAAACACCATTCGTCTTATGTACGAAACAGTGCTCACACTAACACCCAAGACAAACCTCAGCTATTTTTCATGA
- a CDS encoding SAM-dependent methyltransferase yields the protein MNEDKPQRHPSSYRDPSGFVFTYQNQLYRQVNKCFSADFETFVRSGLYQSLVDQKFLIPHKVVPQNFTGDEAWFATLKPERIERISYPYEWSFSMLKDAALLTLQLALKALEKDMILKDASPYNVQFYKGRAVFIDTLSFENYKEGEPWIAYRQFCENFLAPLSLMHYVGLPLQGLFLAYPDGIPLLLAKKLLPFKSKLNALLYLHLHLHASLSAKEVKQERKTILSKQKLINLLKGLQSLVSSFRFDKYENVWGKYYEEAETRPGYLDEKKTVISSWLSNLADAKSVIDIGGNKGEFSLLAATPERTVICADGEHHAIERLYQQTKEQSITNVLPLCIDFTNPSPAIGVNNKERSSFFERASSDLAMALALVHHLAIGKNISFDLIAEMCAQLGKTLIIEFVTREDEKVQLLLRYKKDIYDWYTEENFQAAFSKHFKVIERRLLTTSSRILYLMKGL from the coding sequence ATGAATGAAGACAAGCCTCAACGCCATCCGTCTTCTTACCGCGATCCATCAGGGTTTGTTTTTACGTATCAAAATCAACTTTACAGGCAAGTCAATAAATGTTTTTCCGCTGACTTTGAAACCTTTGTTCGCAGCGGTTTGTATCAATCCTTGGTTGACCAAAAGTTTTTAATTCCGCACAAAGTTGTTCCGCAAAATTTTACCGGCGATGAAGCCTGGTTTGCAACGCTGAAGCCCGAACGCATCGAACGCATCTCTTATCCTTACGAATGGAGTTTTTCGATGCTGAAAGATGCGGCTTTGCTGACTTTGCAACTTGCGTTGAAGGCACTGGAAAAGGACATGATTTTAAAGGATGCCTCACCGTACAATGTTCAATTTTACAAAGGCAGGGCCGTGTTCATTGACACGCTTTCGTTTGAAAATTACAAAGAGGGCGAACCGTGGATTGCGTACCGTCAGTTTTGCGAAAATTTTTTGGCGCCGTTGTCGTTGATGCATTACGTTGGCTTGCCCTTGCAAGGGTTGTTTCTTGCGTATCCTGACGGCATTCCGTTGTTGCTGGCAAAAAAACTATTGCCGTTTAAAAGCAAGCTGAATGCGCTTTTGTACCTGCATCTTCATTTGCACGCAAGCCTTTCAGCAAAGGAAGTAAAGCAGGAAAGAAAAACCATTTTATCCAAACAGAAACTAATTAATCTGCTGAAAGGTTTGCAATCGCTCGTTTCTTCTTTTCGTTTTGATAAATACGAAAACGTTTGGGGCAAGTATTACGAAGAAGCCGAAACACGGCCGGGTTATCTGGACGAAAAGAAAACCGTGATTTCTTCCTGGCTTTCGAACCTGGCTGATGCAAAATCGGTGATTGACATCGGCGGCAACAAGGGTGAATTTTCTTTGCTGGCTGCAACGCCGGAACGCACGGTGATTTGCGCTGATGGCGAGCACCACGCTATCGAACGATTGTACCAGCAAACAAAAGAACAAAGCATCACCAACGTTCTTCCGCTTTGCATTGACTTTACAAACCCCTCTCCAGCCATAGGTGTAAACAATAAGGAACGTTCGTCCTTTTTTGAACGGGCTTCTTCGGATTTGGCAATGGCACTTGCTCTTGTGCATCATCTTGCCATCGGAAAAAATATTTCTTTCGACCTGATTGCTGAAATGTGTGCGCAATTAGGCAAAACGCTAATCATTGAATTTGTGACGAGAGAAGACGAAAAAGTGCAACTGTTGCTTCGTTACAAAAAAGACATTTACGATTGGTACACGGAAGAAAACTTTCAAGCCGCTTTTTCAAAACATTTCAAAGTGATAGAAAGACGGTTGTTAACGACGTCCTCCCGAATCCTCTATTTAATGAAAGGATTATGA
- the porQ gene encoding type IX secretion system protein PorQ, with translation MVFLSSFSFAQTLGGNAAYNFLNLPSSPLLTAAGGVNVSYNANDVSLAANNPAFLQQSLTTQLNVSFNSFLAGIKNYSLTGAYYSQRLNTSFGGHVSYVDYGSIPATDAAGNISGSFHPADFVVQVSAAKKYLERWTYGTAIKFIQSSYPPYSSNAIALDAGLLYTDSANRFTASFLAKNMGTQLKTYTGVAEDLPFDLEAGISKRLSNAPFAFSFTVHHLHRFNLTYNDVAFNNDNSFSSPSSFDKIFNHFVLATHVYIGQNLEATIGYNHLRRQELSTSGAANGLTGFSAGLHIKFSKLQIQYARTSYQRGVSFNQLGLTVALNKLSGLGK, from the coding sequence TTGGTTTTCCTTTCTTCGTTTTCATTCGCACAAACCCTGGGTGGCAATGCAGCCTATAATTTTTTGAACCTGCCTTCTTCACCTTTGCTAACCGCAGCCGGTGGTGTGAACGTTTCGTACAACGCGAATGACGTGAGCCTTGCGGCAAACAATCCGGCTTTCTTGCAACAATCATTAACGACGCAGCTCAATGTTTCGTTCAATTCTTTTTTAGCCGGTATAAAAAATTACAGCTTAACAGGCGCTTATTATTCGCAACGATTAAACACAAGTTTTGGCGGTCATGTTTCTTACGTTGATTACGGCTCAATTCCTGCAACGGATGCAGCCGGAAATATTTCCGGCTCTTTTCATCCGGCAGATTTTGTGGTGCAAGTTTCGGCCGCAAAAAAATACCTGGAGCGATGGACCTACGGCACTGCAATAAAATTTATTCAGTCCTCTTATCCGCCTTATTCCTCCAATGCAATAGCTCTTGATGCAGGCCTGCTTTATACCGATTCAGCCAATCGCTTTACCGCTTCCTTTCTTGCAAAAAACATGGGCACTCAATTAAAAACATACACCGGTGTTGCGGAAGATTTGCCTTTTGATTTGGAGGCCGGCATCAGTAAACGGCTGAGCAACGCACCATTCGCATTTTCATTTACCGTGCATCACCTTCACCGGTTTAACTTAACGTATAACGACGTTGCTTTTAACAACGACAACAGCTTTTCTTCGCCTTCGTCCTTTGACAAAATCTTCAATCATTTTGTGCTGGCAACACACGTTTATATCGGGCAAAATTTAGAAGCTACTATTGGTTACAATCATCTTCGCCGGCAGGAATTATCAACATCCGGCGCGGCAAACGGCTTAACGGGCTTTTCCGCAGGACTGCACATTAAATTCAGCAAGCTGCAAATACAGTATGCACGGACAAGCTATCAACGCGGCGTGAGTTTTAATCAACTTGGTTTAACCGTGGCGCTGAACAAATTAAGCGGCCTGGGAAAATAA